A genome region from Pyrenophora tritici-repentis strain M4 chromosome 9, whole genome shotgun sequence includes the following:
- a CDS encoding Class 2 transcription repressor NC2, beta subunit (Dr1), with the protein MSDREFGANDDLSLPKATVQKIVQDILASEPGMTFAKDSRDLLIECCVEFITLISSEANEIAEKDAKKTIACEHVKAALEELDFGDYVPAILEVAQDYKKQQQNREKKQTKIEQSGMTEEQLIAAQEELFKTATNKFNAPPA; encoded by the exons atgTCCGACCGCGAGTTTGGCGCTAACGATGACTTGTCGCTACCAAAGG CGACCGTACAAAAGATTGTCCAAGACATCCTGGCCAGCGAGCCTGGCATGACATTTGCAAAAGACTCGCGCGACCTCCTAATCGAATGCTGCGTCGAGTTTATTACCCTCATCTCATCCGAAGCAAACGAGATTGCGGAAAAGGACGCGAAGAAGACGATTGCATGCGAGCACGTCAAGGCTGCGCTCGAGGAGCTCGACTTTGGCGACTACGTCCCCGCTATCCTTGAGGTCGCCCAGGACTACAAGAAGCAACAGCAG AACCGCGAGAAGAAGCAGACAAAGATCGAGCAGAGCGGCATGACCGAGGAGCAACTCATCGCAGCTCAGGAAGAGCTTTTCAAGACGGCCACCAACAAGTTCAACGCGCCACCAGCGTGA
- a CDS encoding Snf7 multi-domain protein: protein MSGLENALFNLKFTAKSLNRQALKAGKEEQAEKTKLEKAMKQGHNDIARIYAGNAIRKQNEKLNLLQLASRVDAIAGRVQTAVTMRQITGNMMKVNRSLDVAMKSMSPERIASVMVDFEKQFENVDSATELYQDITSSATAVGTPQEDVDRLMAQAADKAGVDLQQDLQAATPAKTKVGPTEQEEEAFTERLRALRN from the exons ATGTCGGGTCTAGAAAATGCCCTCTTCAACCTCAAG TTCACCGCCAAGTCGCTGAACAGGCAGGCGCTCAAGGCCGGCAAGGAAGAACAAGCCGAGAAGACGAAGCTAGAAAAG GCTATGAAGCAAGGCCACAACGACATCGCCCGCATCTACGCCGGAAACGCCATCCGGAAGCAAAACGAAAAGCTAAACCTCCTCCAACTCGCCTCACGCGTCGACGCCATTGCCGGCCGCGTACAAACCGCCGTCACGATGCGCCAGATCACGGGCAACATGATGAAAGTGAATCGCAGTTTGGACGTGGCTATGAAGTCTATGAGTCCTGAGCGG ATTGCATCCGTAATGGTAGATTTCGAGAAACAATTCGAAAACGTAGACTCGGCAACGGAATTATACCAGGACATTACCTCCTCTGCCACGGCTGTTGGTACCCCCCAGGAAGACGTGGATCGCTTGATGGCGCAGGCGGCGGATAAGGCGGGCGTAGATTTGCAGCAGGATCTTCAGGCTGCTACACCGGCGAAGACAAAGGTTGGGCCGACGGAGCAAGAGGAGGAGGCGTTTACGGAGAGGTTGCGGGCGCTGAGGAATTGA